Proteins found in one Paraburkholderia caballeronis genomic segment:
- a CDS encoding acyl-CoA dehydrogenase family protein, which yields MTSHDTSVAPTSAQDIADAARIAGDNELTRRFAPVFERIAEGAVEREQQRTLAFDAVGWLRDAGYTRLRVPRKYGGEGIGFADYFALVARLGEADSNLPQILRVHGGFVEALLESDDEALRERWFARIARGEIIGGAVSERTAVTGNSVKVTHRDDVVQLDGEKYYTTGTLYADWIDVSANDGQSDVRILVDANAPGVERVDDWDGFGQRLTGSGTTRFHGVEVPADQLYRRFDGSQPRRNSILTPYYQTLHLANLAGITRAVLRDAVAFTRAKTRTFGVPGESRPRDNPLVQRVVGRIASLAYSAQSIVATLARGFDDVAAARAEGRADTDTYVRLDIQTFQAQQIVIDQTLEAATLLFETGGASATSEALRLDRYWRNARVLASHNPATLREAAIGHFYLNGEGHNERFNVERPAR from the coding sequence ATGACCTCACACGACACTTCCGTTGCGCCGACCAGCGCACAAGACATCGCCGACGCCGCCCGCATCGCGGGGGACAACGAACTGACGCGCCGCTTCGCGCCGGTCTTCGAGCGGATCGCCGAAGGCGCGGTCGAACGCGAGCAGCAGCGCACGCTCGCGTTCGACGCGGTCGGCTGGCTGCGCGACGCCGGTTATACGCGGCTGCGCGTGCCGCGCAAATACGGCGGCGAGGGAATCGGCTTTGCGGACTATTTCGCGCTGGTCGCCCGGCTCGGCGAAGCGGACTCGAACCTGCCGCAAATCCTGCGCGTGCACGGCGGTTTCGTCGAGGCGCTGCTGGAGAGCGACGACGAAGCATTGCGCGAGCGCTGGTTCGCGCGGATCGCGCGCGGCGAGATCATCGGCGGCGCGGTGTCCGAGCGCACGGCGGTCACCGGCAACAGCGTGAAGGTCACGCATCGCGACGATGTCGTGCAGCTCGACGGCGAAAAGTACTACACGACCGGCACGCTGTACGCGGACTGGATCGACGTGTCCGCGAACGACGGCCAGAGCGACGTGCGCATCCTCGTCGATGCGAACGCGCCGGGCGTCGAGCGCGTCGACGACTGGGACGGCTTCGGCCAGCGGCTGACCGGCAGCGGCACGACGCGCTTTCACGGCGTCGAGGTGCCGGCCGACCAGTTGTACCGCCGCTTCGACGGCTCGCAGCCGCGCCGCAACTCGATTCTCACGCCTTATTACCAGACGCTCCATCTCGCGAACCTCGCGGGGATCACGCGCGCGGTGCTGCGCGACGCGGTGGCGTTCACGCGTGCAAAGACCCGCACGTTCGGCGTGCCGGGCGAATCGCGTCCGCGCGACAACCCGCTCGTGCAGCGCGTGGTCGGCCGCATCGCGAGCCTCGCATATTCGGCGCAGAGCATCGTCGCGACGCTCGCGCGCGGGTTCGACGACGTGGCCGCCGCGCGCGCCGAAGGCCGCGCGGACACCGACACCTACGTGCGCCTCGACATCCAGACGTTCCAGGCGCAGCAGATCGTGATCGACCAGACGCTCGAAGCGGCGACGCTGCTGTTCGAAACGGGCGGCGCGTCGGCGACCAGCGAGGCGCTGCGTCTGGACCGCTACTGGCGCAATGCGCGCGTGCTCGCGTCGCATAATCCGGCGACGCTGCGCGAGG
- a CDS encoding acyloxyacyl hydrolase, protein MTEKKSIWQGLAVRGALVTLLSIGSAGAYADQFGVQFAAGVADHDVKKLDLGGVWDPGLQWWHFAGFHFTVVGEAHVSYWDLQADDAVRRNIWEFGLTPVFRIIKDTGWIRPYFEAGAGVRLLSHARQTPDRTMSSSFQFADMVGVGAQFGEHQNYQAGFRFQHLSNAGIKKPNPGINFSQIYVQYNF, encoded by the coding sequence ATGACGGAAAAAAAATCGATCTGGCAGGGACTGGCCGTGCGCGGCGCACTCGTCACCCTGCTTTCCATCGGTTCCGCGGGAGCGTACGCGGACCAGTTCGGCGTCCAGTTCGCGGCCGGCGTTGCCGACCATGACGTGAAGAAACTGGATCTCGGCGGCGTGTGGGACCCGGGCCTCCAGTGGTGGCACTTCGCCGGCTTCCATTTCACCGTGGTCGGCGAGGCGCACGTGTCGTACTGGGACCTGCAGGCCGACGACGCCGTCCGGCGCAATATCTGGGAATTCGGCTTGACGCCGGTATTCCGCATCATCAAGGACACCGGGTGGATTCGCCCGTACTTCGAGGCCGGCGCCGGCGTGCGGCTGCTTTCGCATGCGCGGCAGACCCCGGATCGCACGATGTCCAGTTCCTTCCAGTTCGCCGATATGGTCGGCGTCGGCGCGCAGTTCGGCGAACACCAGAACTACCAGGCCGGCTTCCGCTTCCAGCATCTGTCGAACGCCGGCATCAAGAAGCCGAACCCCGGCATCAACTTCAGCCAGATCTACGTGCAGTACAACTTCTGA
- a CDS encoding DUF190 domain-containing protein has product MATGSQLTLYANRNQRRGNHTVVEWILETAKTAGVHGATVVEGSEGVDARGRFHAARFFELADEPAVVVVVSDDAAIDALVAKLAQGGVKLFYTRTPIEFGHLGDAS; this is encoded by the coding sequence ATGGCAACCGGCAGTCAACTCACGCTGTACGCGAACCGCAACCAGCGCAGGGGCAATCACACCGTCGTCGAGTGGATCCTTGAGACCGCGAAGACGGCCGGCGTGCACGGCGCGACCGTCGTCGAGGGCAGCGAGGGCGTCGATGCGCGCGGCCGTTTTCATGCGGCGCGTTTCTTCGAACTCGCGGACGAGCCGGCGGTGGTCGTCGTCGTGTCCGACGACGCGGCCATCGACGCGCTCGTCGCGAAGCTCGCGCAGGGCGGCGTCAAGCTGTTCTACACCCGCACGCCGATCGAGTTCGGCCATCTAGGCGACGCCTCCTGA
- a CDS encoding 3-hydroxybutyryl-CoA dehydrogenase, with amino-acid sequence MAIESVGIVGAGTMGNGIAQAVAVAGLKAVMIDVSDDALKKGVATLAHSMERLVSKGKLDAAVRDAALARIETSTDYQRLASADLVIEAATENAELKTRILKQIEAAARPDAIIASNTSSISITALATTLANPSRFIGMHFFNPVPMMPLVEVIRGLQTGADTFDAVRELALRLEKTPIGVKNAPGFVVNRILVPMINEAFFVLAEGTASAEEIDAGMKLGANHPIGPLALADLIGLDVCLSVMDVFLKDFGDSKYRACPLLREMVAAGRLGRKTGHGVYDYGKGA; translated from the coding sequence ATGGCAATCGAATCCGTAGGTATCGTCGGCGCGGGCACGATGGGTAACGGCATCGCGCAGGCCGTCGCCGTCGCCGGCCTGAAGGCCGTGATGATCGACGTCAGCGACGACGCGTTGAAGAAGGGCGTCGCGACGCTCGCGCACAGCATGGAGCGGCTCGTGTCGAAGGGCAAGCTCGACGCGGCCGTGCGCGACGCGGCGCTCGCGCGCATCGAGACGTCCACCGACTATCAGCGTCTGGCGAGCGCCGACCTCGTGATCGAGGCGGCGACCGAGAACGCGGAACTGAAGACGCGCATCCTGAAGCAGATCGAGGCGGCCGCGCGGCCGGACGCGATCATCGCGTCGAACACGTCGTCGATCTCGATCACCGCGCTCGCGACGACGCTCGCGAACCCGTCGCGGTTCATCGGGATGCACTTCTTCAACCCGGTGCCGATGATGCCGCTGGTCGAGGTGATTCGCGGGTTGCAGACCGGGGCGGATACTTTTGACGCGGTGCGCGAGCTGGCGCTGCGGCTGGAAAAGACGCCGATCGGTGTCAAGAACGCGCCGGGGTTTGTCGTGAACCGGATTCTGGTGCCGATGATCAACGAGGCGTTTTTCGTGCTGGCGGAAGGGACCGCGTCTGCCGAGGAGATCGACGCGGGGATGAAGCTCGGCGCGAATCATCCGATCGGGCCGCTGGCGCTGGCGGATCTGATCGGGCTCGATGTTTGTCTGTCGGTGATGGACGTGTTTTTGAAGGACTTCGGGGATTCGAAGTATCGCGCGTGTCCGCTGCTTAGGGAGATGGTGGCGGCGGGGCGGTTGGGGAGGAAGACGGGGCACGGCGTTTACGATTACGGGAAGGGGGCTTGA
- a CDS encoding aldose epimerase family protein, which produces MISTARLSSEPWGALPGGDPVRLYTLRNAHGMKVAISDLGATLVSWHAPDRAGRLADIVLGHDTPADYCAASTYMGGLIGRWANRIRAARFTLDGIEHALDRNEGGNLLHGGASGFHRALWQVEEDQGALVMRLESPEGDAGFPGNVGVRVRYSLDDDGTLTIDYEGVTDAPTPLNLTSHPYFNLTGEPGTDIRGHMLMIDSDAFFEVDAQMIPQRVADVSGSAFDFRHGAPLGARLDWPHAQLARAGGFDHCYVLRDRRGGEAVRTVARVYEPGSGRELTVATDQRGLQCYTGNYLAGAPGRHGAACVKHAGMCLEAGGFPDQVNMDAPLKDEVILRPGMTYRQVTQYRVGVRG; this is translated from the coding sequence ATGATCAGCACTGCCCGACTCTCTTCCGAACCGTGGGGCGCGCTGCCCGGCGGCGACCCGGTGCGGCTCTACACGCTGCGCAACGCGCACGGGATGAAAGTCGCGATCAGCGACCTCGGCGCGACGCTCGTGTCGTGGCACGCGCCGGACCGCGCGGGCCGCCTCGCGGACATCGTGCTCGGCCACGACACGCCGGCCGACTACTGCGCCGCGTCGACCTACATGGGCGGCCTGATCGGCCGCTGGGCGAACCGCATCAGGGCGGCGCGCTTCACGCTCGACGGCATCGAACACGCGCTCGACCGCAACGAAGGCGGGAATCTGCTGCATGGCGGCGCGAGCGGGTTTCATCGCGCGTTGTGGCAGGTCGAGGAGGATCAGGGGGCGCTGGTGATGCGGCTCGAATCGCCGGAGGGGGATGCGGGGTTTCCGGGGAACGTCGGCGTGCGGGTGCGGTATTCGCTCGACGACGACGGCACGCTGACGATCGATTATGAAGGCGTTACGGATGCGCCTACGCCGTTGAATCTGACGAGTCATCCGTATTTCAATCTCACCGGGGAGCCGGGGACCGATATTCGCGGGCATATGCTGATGATCGATTCGGATGCGTTTTTTGAAGTCGATGCGCAGATGATTCCGCAGCGGGTCGCGGATGTTTCAGGGAGTGCGTTTGATTTTCGGCATGGGGCGCCGCTTGGCGCGAGGCTCGATTGGCCGCATGCGCAACTGGCCAGGGCCGGTGGGTTCGATCATTGTTATGTGTTGCGGGATCGGCGCGGCGGCGAGGCCGTGCGGACTGTCGCCCGGGTTTACGAGCCTGGGAGCGGGAGGGAGTTGACCGTCGCTACGGATCAGCGGGGGTTGCAGTGTTATACGGGTAACTATCTTGCCGGTGCGCCTGGCAGGCATGGCGCGGCTTGCGTGAAGCATGCGGGGATGTGTCTCGAAGCCGGGGGGTTTCCCGATCAGGTCAATATGGATGCGCCGCTCAAAGACGAAGTGATTCTGCGGCCTGGGATGACTTATCGGCAGGTTACGCAGTATCGGGTGGGGGTGCGGGGGTGA
- a CDS encoding XylR family transcriptional regulator: MNRAPSAQTPHRIALLFNANKVYDREIITGIGHYLRSTRVAWDLFLEEDFRCRLAGIERFAGDGIIADFDDPAVADALRGSPLPVVAVGSSFEDPSHYPSDVPYIATDNEKLVSLAWTHLIGAGLQNFAMYSLPAAQENRWAQQRELAFEKLLRAEGLDAQIHRGLPTSAPVWNQSIEQLTEWLRALPKPVGVIAVTDGRARHVLQACLTAGIPVPEQVAIIGIDNDPLTRTLTRIPLSSVIQGTEEMGRTAAHLLHQMLRGARFPGQRILVPPVGINVLESTRHEPLSSPHVMRARHFIRQYACQGIKTEQVADYVGVSRSSLEEHFRRELQCTVHQEILRHKLDAAKALLASRDASSAEVAIRCGFTSLQYMYAVFKRELGCTPREYQEQVAPSSAN, from the coding sequence ATGAACCGCGCCCCTTCCGCCCAGACGCCGCACCGCATCGCGCTGCTGTTCAACGCGAACAAGGTGTACGACCGCGAGATCATCACCGGGATCGGCCACTACCTGCGCTCGACGCGCGTCGCGTGGGATCTCTTTCTCGAAGAGGACTTCCGCTGCCGGCTCGCGGGCATCGAACGCTTCGCCGGCGACGGCATCATCGCCGACTTCGACGACCCCGCCGTCGCCGACGCGCTGCGCGGCTCGCCGCTGCCCGTCGTCGCGGTCGGCTCGTCGTTCGAGGACCCGTCGCACTATCCGTCCGACGTGCCGTACATCGCGACCGACAACGAGAAACTCGTGTCGCTCGCCTGGACCCATCTGATCGGCGCCGGCCTGCAGAACTTCGCGATGTACAGCCTGCCCGCCGCGCAGGAGAACCGCTGGGCGCAGCAGCGCGAACTCGCGTTCGAGAAGCTGTTGCGCGCGGAAGGACTCGACGCGCAGATCCATCGCGGCCTGCCGACCAGCGCGCCGGTCTGGAACCAGTCGATCGAGCAGTTGACCGAGTGGCTGCGCGCGCTGCCGAAACCCGTCGGCGTGATCGCCGTCACCGACGGCCGCGCGCGGCACGTGTTGCAGGCGTGCCTGACCGCCGGCATTCCGGTGCCCGAGCAGGTCGCGATCATCGGCATCGACAACGATCCGCTCACGCGCACGCTGACGCGCATTCCGCTGTCGTCCGTGATCCAGGGCACCGAGGAAATGGGCCGCACCGCCGCGCACCTGCTGCACCAGATGCTGCGCGGCGCGCGGTTTCCCGGCCAGCGCATCCTCGTGCCGCCAGTCGGCATCAACGTGCTCGAATCCACGCGGCACGAACCGCTGTCGAGCCCGCACGTGATGCGCGCGCGGCACTTCATCCGCCAGTACGCGTGCCAGGGGATCAAGACCGAACAGGTCGCGGATTACGTCGGCGTGTCGCGTTCGTCGCTCGAAGAGCATTTCCGCCGCGAACTGCAATGCACCGTGCACCAGGAGATCCTGCGCCACAAGCTCGACGCCGCGAAGGCGCTGCTCGCGAGCCGCGACGCGTCGAGCGCCGAAGTCGCGATCCGCTGCGGCTTCACTTCGCTGCAATACATGTACGCGGTGTTCAAGCGCGAACTCGGCTGCACCCCGCGCGAATACCAGGAACAGGTCGCCCCGTCCTCCGCCAACTGA
- the xylA gene encoding xylose isomerase, which translates to MSYFEHIPAIRYEGPQSDNPLAFHYYDRTKKVLGKTLEEHLRIGVCYWHTFVWPGLDIFGQGTFHRPWQQPGDAMERAKQKADAAFEFFSKLGAPYYTFHDTDVAPEGKDLKDYTENFARMVDYLEARQQATGVKLLWGTANLFSHPRYAAGAATSPDPEVFAYAATQVRHALDATQRLGGENYVLWGGREGYDTLLNTDLAREREQFARFLSMVVEHKHRIGFKGTLLIEPKPQEPTKHQYDYDVATVHGFLTQYGLQNEIRVNIEANHATLAGHSFHHEIATAFALGVFGSLDANRGDQQNGWDTDQFPNSVEELTLAFYEILRHGGFTTGGMNFDSKVRRQSVDPEDLFYGHIGAMDVLAIALERAAALVENDRLEQFRRQRYAGWDTEFGRKILAGGYSLETLAADAAARGVNPQHASGQQERLENVVNQAIYAPR; encoded by the coding sequence ATGTCGTACTTCGAACACATCCCGGCCATCCGCTACGAAGGCCCGCAGTCGGACAACCCGCTCGCATTCCACTACTACGACCGCACGAAGAAGGTGCTCGGCAAGACGCTCGAAGAGCATCTGCGCATCGGGGTCTGCTACTGGCATACGTTCGTGTGGCCAGGCCTCGACATTTTCGGTCAGGGCACGTTCCATCGTCCGTGGCAGCAGCCCGGCGACGCGATGGAGCGCGCGAAGCAGAAGGCCGACGCGGCGTTCGAATTCTTCTCGAAGCTCGGCGCGCCGTACTACACGTTCCACGACACCGACGTCGCGCCGGAAGGCAAGGACCTGAAGGACTACACCGAGAACTTCGCGCGGATGGTCGATTACCTCGAAGCGCGTCAGCAGGCAACCGGCGTCAAGCTGCTGTGGGGCACCGCGAACCTGTTCTCGCATCCGCGCTACGCGGCGGGCGCGGCGACGAGTCCCGATCCGGAAGTGTTCGCGTATGCGGCGACCCAGGTGCGCCACGCGCTCGACGCGACGCAGCGGCTCGGCGGCGAGAACTACGTGCTGTGGGGCGGCCGCGAAGGCTACGACACGCTGCTGAACACGGACCTCGCGCGCGAGCGCGAGCAGTTCGCGCGGTTCCTGTCGATGGTGGTCGAGCACAAGCATCGCATCGGCTTCAAGGGCACGCTGCTGATCGAGCCGAAGCCGCAGGAGCCGACCAAGCACCAGTACGACTACGACGTCGCGACGGTGCACGGCTTCCTCACGCAATACGGGTTGCAGAATGAGATCCGCGTGAACATCGAGGCGAATCACGCGACGCTCGCGGGCCATTCGTTCCATCACGAGATCGCGACGGCGTTCGCGCTCGGCGTGTTCGGCAGCCTCGATGCGAACCGCGGCGATCAGCAGAACGGCTGGGACACGGACCAGTTTCCGAACAGCGTCGAGGAACTGACGCTCGCGTTCTACGAGATCCTGCGCCACGGCGGCTTCACGACCGGCGGGATGAACTTCGATTCGAAGGTGCGCCGCCAGAGCGTCGACCCGGAGGATCTGTTCTACGGCCATATCGGCGCGATGGACGTGCTCGCGATCGCGCTGGAACGCGCGGCGGCGCTGGTCGAGAACGACCGCCTCGAACAGTTCCGTCGCCAGCGTTATGCGGGCTGGGACACGGAGTTCGGCCGCAAGATTCTCGCGGGCGGCTACTCTCTTGAGACGCTTGCCGCCGACGCCGCCGCGCGCGGCGTGAATCCGCAGCATGCGAGCGGTCAGCAGGAACGGCTCGAAAACGTCGTGAACCAGGCGATCTACGCGCCGCGCTGA
- the xylB gene encoding xylulokinase: MFIGIDLGTSGVKAVLLDRDGAVRGSAVAPLVASRPQPRWSEQKPADWWDATRSALGALLTGARAEGIDAAQIEALGLTGQMHGATLLDAQGNVLRDAILWNDGRSDAECVELERAAPELHAIAGNLAMPGFTAPKLLWVRRHEPDVFARIAHVLLPKDYLRYRLTGGFATDPSDAAGTLWLDVAKRDYSDTLLAACGLSREQMPAVYEGNRVTGTLLPQVAREFGLREIPVVAGGGDNAAGAVGVGIVRPGQAMLSLGTSGVYFAVSDGFLANPASAVHSFCHALPDTWHLMSVMLNAAGCIDYTAQLTGYPDVAALLADAEANARDARPWFLPYLSGERTPHNNVNAKGVFYGLAPQTTRADLANATLEGVGFALLDGMDALHAAGLVPDDITVIGGGSRSAWWTQMLADLSGRSLTLRAGGEVGPALGAARLAHLALAPDAPLDAVCPQPPIVAVREPDAARHAWYRDARRPTFQALYRALEPVFATGA; encoded by the coding sequence ATGTTCATCGGTATCGACCTCGGTACGTCCGGCGTCAAGGCGGTGCTGCTCGACCGCGACGGCGCGGTGCGCGGCAGCGCAGTGGCGCCGCTCGTCGCGAGCCGGCCGCAGCCGCGCTGGTCCGAGCAGAAACCCGCCGACTGGTGGGACGCGACGCGCAGCGCGCTCGGCGCGTTGCTGACGGGCGCGCGCGCCGAAGGCATCGACGCGGCGCAGATCGAGGCGCTCGGCCTGACCGGCCAGATGCACGGCGCGACGCTGCTCGACGCGCAAGGCAACGTGCTGCGCGACGCGATCCTGTGGAACGACGGCCGCTCGGACGCCGAATGCGTCGAACTCGAACGCGCGGCGCCGGAGCTGCATGCGATCGCGGGCAATCTCGCGATGCCGGGTTTCACCGCGCCGAAGCTGCTGTGGGTGCGCCGTCACGAGCCGGATGTGTTCGCGCGGATCGCCCACGTGCTGCTGCCGAAGGACTACCTGCGCTACAGGCTGACCGGCGGTTTCGCGACCGATCCGTCCGACGCGGCCGGCACGCTGTGGCTCGACGTTGCGAAGCGCGACTACAGCGACACGCTGCTCGCCGCGTGCGGGCTGTCGCGCGAGCAGATGCCGGCGGTCTACGAAGGCAACCGCGTGACCGGCACGCTGCTGCCGCAGGTCGCGCGCGAATTCGGGCTGCGCGAGATTCCGGTGGTCGCCGGCGGCGGCGACAACGCGGCGGGCGCGGTCGGCGTGGGCATCGTGCGGCCGGGGCAGGCGATGCTGTCGCTCGGCACGTCCGGCGTCTATTTCGCGGTGTCGGACGGCTTTCTCGCGAATCCGGCGTCGGCGGTGCACAGCTTCTGCCACGCGCTGCCCGACACATGGCATCTGATGTCGGTGATGCTGAACGCGGCCGGCTGCATCGACTACACCGCGCAACTGACCGGTTATCCGGACGTCGCCGCCTTGCTCGCGGACGCCGAGGCGAACGCGCGCGACGCGCGTCCGTGGTTCCTGCCGTATCTAAGCGGCGAGCGCACGCCGCACAACAACGTGAACGCGAAGGGCGTGTTCTACGGCCTCGCGCCGCAGACGACCCGCGCGGACCTCGCGAACGCGACGCTCGAAGGCGTTGGTTTCGCGCTGCTCGACGGGATGGACGCATTACACGCGGCGGGCCTCGTGCCCGACGACATCACGGTGATCGGCGGGGGCTCGCGCAGCGCGTGGTGGACGCAGATGCTCGCGGACTTGAGCGGCCGCTCGCTGACGCTGCGCGCGGGCGGTGAAGTCGGCCCGGCGCTCGGCGCGGCGCGGCTCGCGCATCTGGCGCTCGCGCCCGATGCGCCGCTCGACGCGGTGTGCCCGCAGCCGCCCATCGTCGCGGTGCGCGAGCCGGACGCCGCGCGCCATGCGTGGTATCGCGACGCGCGCCGTCCGACCTTCCAGGCGCTCTATCGCGCGCTCGAACCAGTATTCGCAACCGGCGCATGA
- the xylF gene encoding D-xylose ABC transporter substrate-binding protein — protein sequence MKFATRRSVLGSLVAGAVLASLSLAAPLAHASKDKPEIGFCIDDLRVERWSRDRDYFVAAAEKLGAKVSVQSADASEERQISQIENLISRGVDVIVIVPFNSKTLGNVVAEAKKAGIKVVSYDRLILDADVDAYISFDNEKVGELQAQGVYNVQPKGNYFLLGGAPTDNNAKMLRQGQLKVLKPAIDRGDIKVVGQQWVPEWSASTALRITEDALTANNNKIDAIVASNDGTAGGAIQALAAQHLAGKVPVSGQDADLAAVKRVAAGTQTMTVYKPLKLIAGQAAKLAVDLAKGDKPDFNAQYDNGKKKVDTVLLQPTLLTKSNVDIVVKDGFYTQAQLASQ from the coding sequence ATGAAATTCGCAACACGTCGTTCGGTTCTGGGGTCTCTCGTCGCCGGCGCGGTGCTCGCCAGCCTGTCGCTCGCCGCGCCGCTCGCGCACGCGAGCAAGGACAAGCCGGAGATCGGCTTCTGCATCGACGACCTGCGCGTCGAGCGCTGGTCGCGCGACCGCGACTACTTCGTCGCGGCGGCCGAGAAGCTCGGCGCGAAGGTGTCGGTGCAGTCGGCCGACGCGAGCGAGGAGCGGCAGATCTCGCAGATCGAAAACCTGATTTCGCGCGGCGTCGACGTGATCGTCATCGTGCCGTTCAACTCGAAGACGCTCGGCAACGTCGTCGCGGAAGCGAAGAAGGCGGGCATCAAGGTCGTGTCGTATGACCGGCTGATCCTCGATGCGGACGTCGACGCGTACATCTCGTTCGACAACGAGAAGGTCGGCGAACTGCAGGCGCAGGGCGTGTACAACGTGCAGCCGAAGGGCAACTACTTCCTGCTCGGCGGCGCGCCGACCGACAACAACGCGAAGATGCTGCGCCAGGGCCAGTTGAAGGTGCTGAAGCCGGCGATCGACCGCGGCGACATCAAGGTGGTCGGCCAGCAGTGGGTGCCGGAGTGGAGCGCGTCGACCGCGCTGCGCATCACCGAGGACGCGCTGACCGCGAACAACAACAAGATCGATGCGATCGTCGCGTCGAACGACGGCACCGCCGGCGGCGCGATTCAGGCGCTCGCCGCGCAGCACCTCGCGGGCAAGGTGCCGGTGTCGGGCCAGGACGCGGACCTCGCGGCGGTGAAGCGCGTCGCGGCCGGCACCCAGACGATGACGGTGTACAAGCCGCTGAAGCTGATCGCGGGCCAGGCCGCGAAACTCGCGGTCGATCTCGCGAAGGGCGACAAGCCGGACTTCAACGCGCAGTACGACAACGGCAAGAAGAAGGTCGACACGGTGCTGCTGCAACCGACGCTGCTGACGAAGAGCAACGTGGACATCGTCGTGAAGGACGGCTTCTACACGCAGGCGCAACTGGCGAGCCAGTAA
- the xylG gene encoding D-xylose ABC transporter ATP-binding protein produces the protein MTEPLLTMRGIVKSFAGVKALDGIDLVVHPGECVGLCGENGAGKSTLMKVLSGVYPHGTWDGEILWEGAPLKAASVRDTERAGIVIIHQELMLVPELSVAENIFLGNEITLPGGRMNYAAMYQRADELLRELRIDAINVAQPVMNYGGGHQQLIEIAKALNKRAKLLILDEPSSSLTSTETKILLDIVRDLKRRGVACVYISHKLDEVEAVCDTVTVIRDGRHVATEPMKDLTTDRVISMMVGREIRNLFPREPHEIGDVVFEARNVTCYDMTNPRRKRVDDVSFKLRRGEILGVAGLVGAGRTELMQAVFGAYPGASSATVLLDGRPLNIRSPLDAIRAGIAMVPEDRKRHGIVPQLGVGHNITLSVLHRFAKRGRIDAAAELDTIHTEMQRLAVKAAHPMLSIASLSGGNQQKAVLTKMLLTDPQVLILDEPTRGVDVGAKYEIYKLVFMLAKRGVSIIVVSSELPEVLGLSDRVLVIGEGELRGDFVNDGLTQEHILGAAIQSAKRPPHPTAASAA, from the coding sequence ATGACCGAACCCCTGCTGACGATGCGCGGCATCGTCAAGTCCTTCGCCGGCGTGAAGGCGCTCGACGGCATCGACCTCGTCGTGCATCCCGGCGAATGCGTCGGGCTGTGCGGCGAGAACGGCGCCGGCAAGTCGACGCTGATGAAGGTGCTGTCCGGCGTGTACCCGCACGGCACCTGGGACGGCGAGATCCTCTGGGAAGGCGCGCCGCTGAAGGCGGCGAGCGTGCGCGACACCGAGCGCGCGGGCATCGTGATCATCCACCAGGAACTGATGCTCGTGCCGGAACTGTCGGTCGCGGAGAACATCTTTCTCGGCAACGAGATCACGCTGCCGGGCGGCCGGATGAACTACGCGGCGATGTACCAGCGCGCGGACGAACTGCTGCGCGAGCTGCGCATCGACGCGATCAACGTCGCGCAGCCGGTGATGAACTACGGCGGCGGCCACCAGCAACTGATCGAGATCGCGAAGGCGCTGAACAAGCGCGCGAAGCTGCTGATTCTCGACGAACCGTCGTCGTCGCTGACGTCGACCGAGACGAAGATCCTGCTCGACATCGTGCGCGACCTGAAGCGGCGCGGCGTCGCGTGCGTGTACATCTCGCACAAGCTCGACGAAGTGGAGGCCGTCTGCGACACGGTCACGGTGATCCGCGACGGCCGGCACGTCGCGACCGAACCGATGAAGGACCTGACCACCGACCGCGTCATCTCGATGATGGTCGGCCGCGAGATCCGCAACCTGTTTCCGCGCGAGCCGCACGAGATCGGCGACGTCGTGTTCGAGGCGCGCAACGTGACCTGCTACGACATGACGAACCCGCGCCGCAAGCGCGTGGACGACGTGTCGTTCAAGCTGCGGCGCGGCGAGATTCTCGGCGTCGCGGGCCTCGTCGGCGCGGGCCGCACGGAGCTGATGCAGGCGGTGTTCGGCGCGTATCCGGGCGCGAGTTCGGCGACCGTGCTGCTCGACGGCCGGCCGCTCAACATCCGCTCGCCGCTCGACGCGATCCGCGCGGGCATCGCGATGGTGCCCGAGGACCGCAAGCGCCACGGGATCGTGCCGCAACTGGGCGTCGGCCACAACATCACGCTGTCGGTGCTGCACCGCTTCGCGAAGCGCGGCCGCATCGACGCGGCCGCCGAACTCGACACGATCCACACCGAGATGCAGCGGCTCGCGGTGAAGGCCGCGCATCCGATGCTGTCGATCGCGAGCCTGTCGGGCGGCAACCAGCAGAAGGCGGTGCTGACGAAGATGCTGCTGACCGACCCGCAGGTGCTGATCCTCGACGAGCCGACGCGCGGCGTCGACGTCGGCGCGAAGTACGAAATCTACAAGCTCGTGTTCATGCTCGCGAAGCGCGGCGTCTCGATCATCGTCGTGTCGTCCGAGTTGCCGGAAGTGCTCGGCCTGTCCGATCGCGTGCTCGTGATCGGCGAGGGCGAGTTGCGCGGCGACTTCGTCAACGACGGACTCACGCAGGAACACATTCTCGGCGCCGCGATCCAGAGCGCGAAGCGTCCCCCGCATCCAACCGCAGCGAGTGCAGCATGA